The Apostichopus japonicus isolate 1M-3 chromosome 20, ASM3797524v1, whole genome shotgun sequence genome contains a region encoding:
- the LOC139960885 gene encoding uncharacterized protein, with protein sequence MLWIMQRITHFTATLVVLGILIATGSTASPLPGRLRLRPLASSPDEGMLQVINGKFWGDVCYQDWTSENANVACKHLGYATAEGTHAMVATSRKEIFRGIYLQDVHCNGSENSLWECDNAVVGDYSSTCDSLHVVWLSCTNHESATDEITTVADETMEPSIQVVRITDSSVALDWQRWFSLAEQELPQEYVISFQVLFRPAGDPSMNFTIGAQVPGYFTYGTVEKLAARTQYEFKVEAMRLLFDRPGETAGPTSSVVTAITLCSGPKPVSSLTVEVESVNQLNVMWQSPIDEDCPPEYYIVEYKLISREHCEDGSEGGLDGTLRVVAPPALLTNLHAYSRYTVNVTVVNTYGRSSETQRLVETYEGVPRGTPLTITTEYHSSKDALVAMWAPPACGERNGEITGYTYMLLDVETDRVIDYGTTQLPIVHLLGVDPLYKYKFLVAARTVAGMGPYGAASVAGQLNIAEICGVPNPEFATRIVGGEVTGKGAFPWMAQIWNVLRGTKYCAGSILDDHWILTAAHCIKMKNFTRKDIRIQLGDYDTQLPEPQQRVYDVAEIHSHVGFNTDIFDDDIALIRTSDPIEFSDYIKPICLPDKKTARSLLRAAKGRSGTVAGWGDEEDKTPPRYLKQVTLPVVDRQTCKKSTNYSFTPNMFCAGYYEAGHGDTCKGDSGAPFMVRENGKTFVTGIVSWGSPEGCDANNHYGYYTRLFKYMSWIKKIHPSVTIIKHT encoded by the exons GTCGTCTGAGGTTACGTCCCCTGGCATCGTCTCCAGACGAAGGTATGCTTCAAGTAATTAACGGCAAGTTCTGGGGAGATGTCTGCTACCAGGACTGGACGAGTGAAAACGCCAACGTGGCGTGTAAGCATCTGGGATATGCAACGGCCGAAGGTACTCACGCAATGGTAGCTACATCGAGAAAGGAGATATTCAG GGGAATCTATTTGCAAGATGTACATTGCAACGGGTCAGAGAACAGCCTTTGGGAATGTGACAACGCCGTGGTAGGTGATTATTCCTCTACGTGCGATTCTCTTCATGTTGTCTGGTTGTCGTGCACTAACCACGAAAGTGCAACAGACGAGATTACAACGG TGGCAGACGAAACAATGGAACCGTCTATACAAGTTGTAAGGATCACGGACTCGTCTGTGGCGTTGGACTGGCAGCGCTGGTTCTCACTTGCGGAGCAAGAACTTCCACAGGAGTACGTCATCAGTTTTCAAGTGTTATTCAGACCCGCCGGTGATCCATCGATGAATTTTACG ATAGGGGCACAGGTACCTGGCTATTTCACGTACGGCACTGTTGAGAAACTCGCGGCGAGGACACAGTATGAATTCAAAGTTGAGGCGATGCGTCTATTGTTTGATAGACCCGGTGAGACAGCTGGTCCGACAAGTTCGGTTGTGACTGCAATAACTCTATGTAGTG GGCCTAAACCAGTTTCAAGTCTTACTGTAGAAGTGGAATCTGTCAATCAACTAAACGTCATGTGGCAGAGTCCCATCGATGAAGACTGCCCTCCGGAATATTACATCGTGGAATATAAACTGATCAGCAGGGAACATTGTGAAGATGGAAGTGAGGGCGGCCTTGATGGTACCTTGAGAGTTGTGGCGCCACCTGCTCTTTTAACAAACTTGCATGCTTACTCGAGGTACACGGTGAATGTTACCGTGGTCAACACGTACGGTCGCAGCAGTGAGACACAACGCCTAGTTGAGACATATGAAGGAG TTCCACGTGGTACACCTCTCACGATAACCACTGAGTACCATTCAAGCAAAGATGCCTTGGTCGCTATGTGGGCACCACCTGCGTGTGGCGAACGAAATGGCGAGATTACAGGCTATACCTACATGCTCCTAGACGTCGAGACAGATCGAGTTATTGACTACGGGACAACGCAACTCCCCATCGTCCACCTCCTCGGGGTGGATCCGTTGTACAAGTACAAGTTTTTGGTCGCAGCAAGGACGGTAGCCGGTATGGGCCCATACGGTGCAGCCAGTGTTGCAGGACAGCTCAACATTGCTGAAA TTTGTGGTGTACCAAACCCAGAATTTGCTACTCGAATTGTTGGTGGTGAAGTAACAGGAAAGGGTGCCTTTCCTTGGATGGCTCAAATTTGGAATGTCCTCCGCGGGACAAAGTACTGCGCCGGCAGTATTCTGGATGATCATTGGATCCTAACCGCTGCTCACTgcatcaaaatgaaaaatttcacTCGCAAAGATATACGAATTCAACTTGGTGATTACGATACACAGTTACCCGAACCACAACAACGGGTCTACGACGTCGCCGAGATACATTCACACGTTGGCTTCAACACCGACATCTTCGATGACGACATAGCCCTAATTCGCACAAGTGATCCAATCGAGTTTTCAGATTATATCAAACCAATATGTCTCCCCGATAAAAAGACAGCTAGATCGCTGCTGAGAGCTGCGAAAGGCCGATCCGGCACCGTTGCGGGATGGGGCGATGAGGAAGATAAAACACCTCCGAGGTATCTCAAACAAGTAACTCTTCCAGTCGTAGATCGCCAAACGTGCAAGAAATCCACGAACTATTCTTTCACGCCAAACATGTTCTGCGCAGGATATTATGAAGCGGGTCATGGGGATACATGCAAAGGTGACAGTGGTGCGCCGTTCATGGTGAGAGAAAATGGGAAGACATTCGTAACGGGGATCGTCAGTTGGGGAAGCCCAGAAGGTTGTGACGCAAATAATCACTATGGTTACTACACCAGATTATTCAAATACATGTCATGGATTAAGAAAATTCATCCAAGTGTTACTATCATCAAGCACACTTGA